AGCTTAAAAACGCTGGTTTCGCAAATGAACTTGATGAGTTTTTTAAAACGCATAAGATAGTGGTTGAAAAAAATATCCCTATGGGAGCTGGACTTGGCGGTGGTAGTTCAAATGCTGCGACATTTTTACTAATCGCAAATGATGAGTTAAATTTAAATCTAAGTCGTGAGCGTTTAAGCCAAATCGGTGCTAATATCGGTGCTGATGTGGCATTTTTTGTAAGTGGTTTTAGGGCAGCAAATGTCAGTGGTATCGGTGAAATAGTGCGTGAGTTTGATGACGATATACCGAGCTTAGAGCTTTTTACGCCTGACGTTTTTTGCTCAACACCTACAGTCTATAAAAAATTTAGAGATAATTTTATACAAAATATCGATCTAAACTTGGCAAATAAATTTATAAATTTAAGCTCGATAGAGCTTTTAAAAAACTATAAAAACAGTGAATTAAACGACCTTTATAAACCTTGCATCGCTCTGTATCCAGAGCTTAAAATTTATAAAGATAAATTTTTAAGTGGCAGCGGTAGCTCAATGTTTAGTATTAAAAATGGATAAAAAATGATAAAAGAGTTAGCCAAAAATAAAAAAGCACTTCATGATTTTAGCATACTTGAAACTTACGAGGCTGGAATCGTACTAAAAGGTAGCGAGGTTAAAGCACTACGTGCTGGGCGTGCAAATTTAAAAGATAGCTTCGTGCGGATAATACGAAGTGAGATTTTTTTATTAAATGCACACATAAGTCATTTAAATACTACAAATTCGCACTTTCGCCCTGATGAGCGGGCAGCCAGAAAACTACTAATGCATAGAAAACAAATCGATAAACTGTTTGGTAGCGTTACGCAAGATGGATTAACAATGGTTGCCCTTTCACTGTATTTAAGCGATAAAAATATCGTCAAGGCACGAATCGCACTAGCGAAAGGTAAAAATTTACATGATAAGCGTGAAACACTCAAAAAACGCGAAGCAGACCTTGAAGCACGTGCTGCAATGAAAAAATTTATATAAAATAAGGAAAAATATGAAAAAAATTTTAACTTTTATAGTTGCAAGTTTAGTGGTATTTTTACTAGGTTGCAGTAAAGAAGAGCAACCTGTAACACAAAATTTCAAGGAATTCACGCAAGGTGAAGAGATTATACTAAAAGGTGTCGCACAAGGTGAAATAACTCTAGTTCGAAAAAATGATGGTTTTGTGATAAAAGGCGATGAAGGTAAAGTTATAATGATCGATATATTTGGCACTTTCTGTCCGCCTTGCCAAAAAGAGGCTCCCGAGATAATGCACTATCAGATAGAAAATATAGACAAATTTAAGATAATTGGACTAACACACTTTGAAAATGTAACCAATGAATATGTTCAAAAAGAGTTTGTCCAAAAATACAACGCTTATTATTTTATCACAAACGATCAAAAGATAAACAATCGCTTAGTAGAGCAAATAGTGCGAGATATAGACTATAAACACGAGATTGCACTGCCATTTAAAGTTGTGATAAAAGATGGGAAATATCAAATTTTAACTGATATCGATAGTGGAAAATTTGGCGTTCATTACTATCTTGGTGGGATAAAAATGAATAGTATGAAACAAGATTTAGAGAGAATTTACACTACAAATTAAATTTGTATTATTTTTGGAATAGTTTTTGCTTATTAAAACTTGAAGTCAGCTAGAATTTTAATACAAAATTGTATTTTAGTTGCTAAGAGATAAATTTATAAAAAGGTTTAAAATGTTTGTTTTACAAAGTTCAAAGTCTCGCCCATTAGTTGAAGCTGCGATGGCAGGACGAGAACTACGACAAAAACTCATCGCTGGCAATATCTCAAACATAGACACGCCATTTTATAAAGCAAGAGATATAAATTTTGAAGACACTTTAAGAGAAAAAGCCAATGAAATTTATAACAAATCAAGTGCAAAAACACTAAAACTAGCCCAAACAGACGATCAGCATATACCAATGCTTGACTTTCCACAAAGCGATAAAGCACAGATATTTTTACGCGATGGGCATATGGCTAGAAATGACGCAAACACAGTAGATTTAGATATCGAAACAACAGAACTTAGTAAAAATAGCATAATGTTAAGTGCCCTTGATAGTGCCTATAAAGCTAACGGAACGATATTTAAAAACGTTATAGATGCAAGTGGAAAAATTTAGGAGTAAATATGTCGTATCTTAATGATTTTGATATAAGTGGATATGGACTAAGTGCACAGCGTTTTAGGATGAATGTCATCAGCTCAAACATAGCAAATGCCCAGACTACACGCACGGCAGAAGGTGGCCCGTACAGAAGACAAGAGGTTATATTTAAAGCGGTTGATTTTAATAAAATTTTAAACGAAGAGCTTAAAAACTCAGATAGTTTGTTAAGATATGAAAATCCAATTAACGATCCAGATGCTCCTAAAAACGCACATCCATCGCTTATGAGTGTAATTGTAGATAAAGTCGTCAGAGATGACAAGGATTTTCAGCTTAAATATGATCCAAGCCATCCAGATGCAAATGCAAATGGCTATGTAGCGTTTCCAAATATCAATCCAGTAATAGAAATGAGCGATCTAGTCGAAGCCACAAGAGCATATCAGGCAAATGTCGCAGCATTTCAAAGTGCAAAAACTATCGCTCAAAGTGCGATACAACTTATATCAGGATCATAAAAATGTTAAGCCAATTAGATAAAATAAATAATATATCAAATCTACAAAATAATAAAAAAATTAGTCCAACACAAAATAGTGATGACTTTGCAAGCGTGCTAAACAACTCACTAAAAGAGCTAAATGAAGTGCAAGTAAATGCCGATAAAGCTATCGCTGATCTAGCTACTGGAGAAGTTAAAGATTTGCATCAAGCAGCCCTTGCTATCGGCAAAGCAGATGTTAGTATGAAGCTAATGCTTGAAATTCGCAATAAAGCACTAAGTGCATACAAAGAGATCTCAAGAACTCAAATTTAATAAAGTTTTATGAACTCCAAAAAATCAAAAATAACTATACTTTTTATATTTATAACGCTTGGCATACTTCTGTTTGTTAGCGTTATATTTTATCGTGCAACTATAGAAAGACGTCTACCACGCCTACAAACTAGTGAAATAAACACTGCTTTGCGTGGCAATATTATCACAAAAGACGGATTTAGCGTCTCTTCGAGTCAAAAACTATATAAAGTAATGGTAGATACACGCAATATCGATCCAAATAAAAAAGATATGTTTATAAAGCTGTATTCTCTTTATAGTGGTGATGATCCAGCAAAGGTCAGAAAGATCATAAACTCCACAAAGGGACAAGTAACACTATCTTATAAGATCGACGCAAAAGGTGCTGTCTATCTGCAAGAACTCGCTAGAAAGCTAAACCGCAAAAGCATACTCATCTCATATCAAGATCCAAAAACCGGTCTAGCATCATTTCAAGGTATGAGTATCGTTGAGAGTGGTGAAAGCAGGGGTTATATGACTCAAAAAGCACTTACTCCAGCACTAGGATATGTCAAAAAAGTCGAAAAAAACGGAATAACAAAGACAACCGGTGTAAAAGGTGTCGAAAAATTTTATGAAGATTTTTTAGCCCCTATTCAAGATGCTAAAATTTTAGGACCACGTGACATCGGTAGCAATATCATACTAACAAGCGATTCAAATTTAGCAAATCGCATCGACGGCTACAATGCTGTATTATCGATACCGCTTAAATTTCAGACAAAAATAGAGCAAATGTTAGATGAAAGAAAAGAATTTTTAAATACAGACGAGATAGTTATCTGTATAATGGATAGCAAAACGGGCAAAATTTTATCGCTTGCTTCTAGTTCAAGATATGATCCATCAAATATTAAAAAGCAAGATTATAGTGCATTAAACTCAACAGCAACAGAATACGCCTATGAAATAGGCTCTGTATTTAAACCATTTATATTCGCTCTACTTCTTGAAGAGAAAAAAGTCAATCCACTAGAGATAGTAAATACTTACAACGGACGCTATCAACTAGGCAAAAGGATCATCAAAGACTCTCATCCAGAGCCATCTATGAGTGCCGAAGATATCATAACATACAGTTCAAACATAGGTATGATACAGCTTGCTCAACGATTAGATGGAACACAAATTTATAAAGGACTTTTAGGATTTGGATTCTCACGTAAAAGCGGTATAGATATGCCTTATGAGCAAGTAGGTATGCTCCCAACGGTCAATAAATTAAACTCATCAACATACAAAGCAACTGTTAGCTACGGATATGGATTACAAGCGACTTTTATGCAACTTTTAAAAGCATACAATGCGTTTAACAACAAAGGCATTGAAGTCATACCACACATTGTGGATTACTTAGAAAAAAATGGTAAAAAATTTGAAATCCCGCGAACAGAGCCACAACAAATCATCTCCCAAGAGACTGCAAAAGTAATGAAACGTATCTTAATAAAGGTCGTAGAAAAGGGGACTGGGCAAAAAACCTACACACCAGGGCTTGAGATCGGCGGTAAGACTGGCACCGCACATATCGCATCGGGCAAAGGTGGATATAGCAATAATTATAATGGCTCATTTTTTGGCTTTGTAAACGACACAAAAGGCAATAGCTACACTATAGGAGTTTTAGCCCGTAACCCTAAAAAGCCATATTATTACTTTGGTGCTCAAAGTGCGTTGCCTACATTTAAAAAAGCAGTGGATATCATGATTGAAGATGGCTATCTCGTACCAGACGCACAGATAATAGCCGACCTAGAAGCTAAAAAAGACAAACAAAAAAATAAAAAAAACGAAAAGCAGATCTTGGATTAATAATTTCTACCAAATTCTGCCAATATAGAGCCTAGATTGACGTTTGAGCTTGATGTTCTGGCTAGTTTTTGCTGTTTTTCAAGCAACGAGTTGTTAGATAGTGAACTTTGAAGCTCTTTTCTATAATCAGCCACAAGTTTTTCTAAAATTTTACTCAACTCAGTACGTTCATCTGTGCTCTTGCTAGGATCATTAAGCCCTAAAAGTTCAGTAAGCTCTTCTTTTTTCTGCTCTATTTTCTCATCTATTTTATCTAAATTTAGCTGACTTAGATAGCCATAAGCACCGAGTTCGCTTAACTTTTGCTTAAACTCTTCTACATCAGACGTACCAGAACTACTAGCTACCGCCTTATCAAGCGAGAGATTTAGTATATGTTCAAAGCTATCGCTTCGCTCTTTTGCCTTGTCTGCCTTAGTGGTTTTGGAACTACCAGCTTCCAATAGATAATCAACAATAGTCTTATTCTCTACTTGCATATATATCCTTTCTAAGATTTTATATATACAAGTACAAGCAATTTTTATTCCATTATATACTCAAGAATAAATTTAGCAAATTCATCACTATCATTAGGACAATAGACGACATCATAAAATTTAAATCCAAGCCATTTGGTTATACGCCTGTACTCAATACTTAACTCAAATACCGTCTCGGAGTTATCGATACAAAATGATAGCGGATATATGAGTGCTTTTTTACTTTCACAATCTTTTAGCACATCATTTAAGGATGGTTTTAGCCATTTCATAGGTCCAAGTCTTGACTGATATGCTAGTTTTATACTCTTAAATTTAGCTCCATTTTGCTCTAAAATTTTAGATATTCTACCCACGTGATCGTTTATGTGTTTTTCGTAAATATCGCCATTATCAATAATCTTTTGTGGTAAAGAGTGAGCTGAAAATACAAGATCTATATCTTTTAAATTTAACCCTTTTGCTTTTGCTAATATATTTTTTACGATTAGCTCATTGTATCTTGGTTCGTTATAAAATGGCTTAATAATTTTAACATTACTTTTTAACCCAAGCTCTTTAAATGCTACATTAAAGCTATTTAAGCTCGATGTTATTGTAGTAATAGAGTGGTGTGGATATAGTGGTAATACTATAATCTCATCAAAATTTATATATTTTTTAAGCACATCTTTTGTATATGGTGGCGTGTAGTTCATCGCATAATCAACCGCGTATCTGTCGCTAAAACTTAAAATTTTATCGCATAATGCTTGAGTTATATCACATATAGGAGATTTTCCACCGATATGTGCATAGTTACCCTGTGCTATTTTTAGTCGCTTTTTTGTTATCATAAAGGCTACAAATTTACGTAAAAATTTATTTTTTATACCCAAGATACAGGGGTCGTTAAACATATTTTTGAGAAAAATTTCAACTTCACTCATCTCCCTTGGGCCACCCATATTTAAAAGAAGCAAAAGCCTTTTCACGCAAACAACTCCTTTATTTTTATCGCATCATCAAGCGTCGAAAGCTCAGCACTATCGCCACTAATACAAAGATCAAAAAATGCATCGTATTGTGCCTTTATCTCGTTTTGATCAGTGTCTATCTTAAAATTTATCTGTCCGTTTTCATTTAGTTGATACAAACGATAATTTATAAGATCGCCAAAATATATTCCATTTTTTGCTGCAACTCTTATACTAAATCGACGAAATTGACTTGATAAGGAGTTTGTGATATTGACTAAAATTTGACTTTTTGACTTAAAATTTATTATCGAGTTATCAGATGAACGTGCATTTGTTCTATTTGTCTGCATACACGAAAAGTCGGCTATTTCGCTATTTATGATAGTTTTTGCAAGGTCGATATTACTAAGACTTATTTCATCTGTGATATTTGCATCAGGTTTTAGTAACATTTCAGAGATATTTATGCTATAAATTTCACTCTCTCTTAGCAATGCTTTTTGAAGTGACTTTATTACTGGATTAAACCGCTCTTTCATACCACTACAAACTCTAGTCTTATTTGTTATGGCTATATATTTCATCTCTTTTAACATACCTATATCTTTAAATATTGGATTTGCGATCAAGATATTTTGGCAGTATTTCGCACTCTGGATAAATGCCTCACTTAGCTCATTTGCCGATATACAAAGCACGATCGCTTGGGGTTGGGCAGTCTCTATAAAATTTTTAAAATCAGTGAAGCACTCTGCACGACAAAACTCATCGCAGCCATCTTTGTCAAAAACACCACAGATCTCAAAGACACTCGAACGTCGCAACTCACTATAATGCCTTTTACCGATGTCGTTAAAGCCAACTATGCCGATTTTAAGTTTCATCAAAGCCCTTTAAATTTTCTTCATTTTATTATTATACTTTTTAAGAGCTAAAACTGAGCTTTTTAATATAAACAAACGTAACTAAACTGCGTTTTATTAAAATTAACTATATTTTATAAACTTTCAAACGTTTTTTAGGTAAAATCTAGCAAAATTTAAATTTTTATTAGGATAATGTATGCAAAATTTAGACGTTAGACAAGCTTATTTAGACTTTTTTAAGAGTAAGGGTCACGAGGTAATCGCCTCTGCACCGCTAGTGCCAAACGATGCGACACTACTATTTACAAATGCCGGCATGGTGCCATTTAAGAGTATTTTTACAGGTGAGGTGCCACGCCCTACTCCACCTATTCGCACGAGCTGTCAGACCTGCATACGAGCTGGCGGTAAACACAACGACCTTGATAATGTCGGCTATACCGCACGTCATCACACATTTTTTGAGATGCTTGGTAACTTTAGCTTTGGCGAATACTTTAAAAAAGACGCAATTGCTTATGCGTGGGAGTTTGTAACTCAGGTGTTAAAACTACCTAAAGATCGCCTTTATGTAACGACTCACGAGAGTGACGACGAAGCCTATACACTTTGGCAAGAGCATATAAGCAAGGAGCGAATTTATAAATTTGGTGATAAGGATAACTTTTGGCAGATGGGTGATACTGGACCTTGTGGACCTTGTAGTGAAATTTTTTACGACCAAGGAGCGGAGTATTTTAATACAGACGAGGACTATATGGGTGGCGATGGCGACCGCTTTTTAGAGATTTGGAACTTAGTATTTATGCAATTTGAGCGAGATGCAAACGGTAAACTCACACCGCTACCAAAACCTAGCATTGACACTGGTATGGGGCTAGAGCGAGTTACGGCGATAATGCAAGGTAAATTTAGCAACTATGATAGCGATCTTTTTATGCCACTTATTAACGAAGTAGCAGGGCTTTGTGGTAAACCTTACGAGTATGAAAGTGGTGCTAGTTATAGAGTGATTAGTGATCACATCCGCTCGGTTACATTTTTGCTAGCACAAGGTATGACTTTTGATAAAGAGGGTCGCGGATATGTGCTTCGTAGAATTTTACGTCGAGCCGTTCGTCACGGATACTTTTTAGGCATAAAAGAGCCATTTATGTATAAACTAGTAGATAAACTCTGTGAGATAATGGGCGGACACTACACATATCTAAACGAGAAAAAAGATGTGGTTAAAGAGCAGATAAAGCTAGAAGAGGAGCGATTTTTAAGCACTATAGCAAGTGGGCTTGAGCTGTTTAATGCTGAACTTAAAAATTTAAAAGATGGCGTGTTTAGTGGAGAGGCAGCGTTTAAACTACATGACACCTACGGCTTTCCGCTTGATCTAACGCAAGATATGCTAAGAGATCGTGGTATACGTGTAGATGAAGCTAAATTTGATGAGCTAATGAATGAGCAAAAAGCAAACGCAAAAGCTGCATGGAAAGGTAGTGGCGACAAGATCGCAAAGGGTGACTTCAAGCAACTTTTAGATGAATTTGGCGAGAATAATTTTATAGGCTATGATACGCTTAATGCAAATTCTAAAATTTTAGCCTTGCTTGATGAAAATTACCAAAAAGTTTCAAATTTAAAAACAAATGAGTGTGGTTGGGTAATGTTAGATCATACGCCATTTTACGCTCAAAGTGGAGGACAGTGCGGTGATAGCGGTGAGCTTGTAAATAAGGCATATGTATTTGATACACAGAAATTTCATGGACTAAATTTATCTTATATAAAGACGAGTACGGATTTAAGTATAGGTGATGAGGTAAAAGCAGTCGTTAGCAATGAGCGTAGTGAGATTGCTCGTCATCATAGTGCAACACACCTACTTCACTCTGCACTTCGCAAAATTTTAGGCACTCATGTGGCACAAGCTGGTTCAAGCGTAGAGGCAACAAAACTAAGATTTGACTTCTCACATCCAAAGGCACTCACTAGCGATGAGTTAGATAAAATTGAGCAATTTGTCAATCAAGCCATAGCAAACGGTGCAGAAGCAAAGACTGAGATAATGGATATAGACGCTGCTAAAAATAGCGGTGCGATTGCACTATTTGGCGAGAAATATGAAGATAAAGTACGTGTACTAAGCTTTGGCAATGTCAGCAAAGAGCTTTGTGGCGGAACGCACGTAAAAAATATAAATGAAATAGGTGCATTTTTCATCACAAAAGAGAGTGGCGTAAGTGCAGGAATTAGACGCATAGAGGCAGTTTGCTCTAGTGCAGCACTAAATTTAGCACAGAGTTTTAGAAGCGAGATAAGTCAGATAAGAAACGAACTAAAAGGTGCAGAACCGATAGTCGCCATCAAAAAGCTAAAAGATGAGATAAGAGATCTAAAAGAACAGCTAAAACATATCGGTGACTCCCACGCTATCGTATTTACAAAGATAAACGAGATAAAACTTGCAGTTGCTATTATAGAAAATGGCGATATAAAGACGATGATAGATAACGCTAAAAATGCAGAAGAGCGTGTAGCTATACTGCTTATGCAAGTTAAGGATGATAAAATACTCATTGCAGCTGGTGTAAAAAATGCAAATATAAAAGCTGGTGAGTGGGTCAAGCTAACGGCTAATATCTTAGGCGGAAATGGCGGTGGTAGAGACGACTTTGCAACTGCTGGTGGTAAAAATTTACTACTTTTAAATGAGGCCTCAGAAAAAGCATTTGAATTTGCCAAGGAAAAACTAATCTAATGCAAAAATACGATATCGCATTTGCTCACCTTGACCAGATAATGCCATTTTTAAACATATCTTCAGCTGGTATGTTTATAGGTATGCAAGCTGGACTCATAATAGTTTGCAGATATTTTATGAGAGATAAATTTGATGATGAGTTTAAATATATAACAACACTAAATTTAATCAAACGTTTTAGTATATTTTTGGTTATTTTTTTAATCACTATTGCAACAACAAGTATCTTAACGGACGAAAGTGATAAACTAATAAAAATTGCAAACCCAATGGCAAATGCGATACTCACGACAAAATGGACACTTGAAACACTGCTTGCGATAAATATGACATATATATATTTTCAGTATAAAAAAGCTCTAAATGCATTGAGAAATAGAGAATTTATAGAACTAGATGAAATTTTAGTAGTCATTACCTATTATCTCGTTCCTTTTAACATAATAGTGTCACTCACAGCGGTATATTTAGGTATATCTTATAAGGATTTTTGATGATCATTTTAGCATCCAGCTCACCTACAAGAGCCAAAATTTTATCTGAAAACGGCATAGAATTTCAACAAATTTCATTTAACTTTGACGAAAGTGGCATATCAAAAACATATCCACCAAATATCTATGTCCAAATGGTAATCAAAGCGAAAAAAGAGCAATTTTTAAAAATATATCCAAATTTAAAAAACGTCCTTATCGCAGATAGCTGTGTCTCCTGCAATGATAAAATTTTAGGCAAAGCAAAAGACGAATGCCACGCACGCCAGATGTTAAAGCTTCAAAGTAATAATTTTGCTAGTGTATTTAGTGCATTCGTATTTATGGGTGAAAAATTTGAAGTAATAAATGTGAGCCAAACGCAGTATAAATTTGATAATTTTAGTGATGACGAGATCGATAAATACATAAAAAGTGGCGAGTATATAGGCAAGGCTGGTGCGATGATGGTTGAGGGCTTTAATAAAAATCATATAATCAAACAAATAGGCAATACAAACAATGCTCGTGGGCTAAATATCGAGCTTTTAAAGGCATTTTTATGAGATATATCTTGACACTTTTTACTCTAATTGCACTGGCTGGAGCTGGTGCATTTTTATATATTTATTCGTTAGTACGATTTGAAGCATATAGCATAATAGACTACAAGCCAAAACTTGCAACGCAAATTTTTGATAGAAACAATGAGCTTATAGCAAATGTTTTTGATGAAAACCGCGTTTATGTCCGATATGACGATATACCAGCACGTATAATAGAAGCACTTGTAGCTATTGAAGATACAAGCTATTTTGAGCATGGCGGAGTAAATTTTGAAGCAATTATGAGGGCTATCATAAAGGATATAAAAGCTGGCAAACTGGTAGAAGGTGCATCTACGCTAACTCAGCAACTCGTTAAAAACCTTGTCCTAACACGCGAGAAAAAATTTACTCGTAAAGCAAAAGAATTTGTCTTAGCCATGAAAATAGAGAGTGAGCTAAGCAAAGAGCAGATCATAGAAAGATACCTAAACCACGTATATTTTGGGCACGGATACTATGGTATCAAAACAGCTGCTGATGGATATTTTAGAAAAGAGTTAAAAGAGCTAAGTATAAAAGAGATCGCTATACTTGTTGGACTTCCAAAAGCCCCAAGCACCTATGACCCTACAAAGCACCTTGACTTATCGCTCGGACGTGCAAATCGTGTTTTAGAGCGTATGTATAGCATTGGTTGGATAAATGAAGATGAATACCGAAAAGGAATCATTGAAGAGCCTGTAGTATTTGATGATACACTCACTAAAAATAGAGCTCCTTATGCTGTAGATGAGATCATAAAACAGGCAAGTCAAAAATTTGATGATATAAAAACAGGTGGCTACCGCATACAAAGCACTATCGATCTAGGCGTGCAGCAAATGGCACGTGAGGCACTCATTTTTGGTTACAATGAAATTTTAAAACGTGATAAAAAAGCAAATATAAATGTCTTAAATGGTGCTATCGTCGTTACTCAACCGCAAACTGGATATGTTTTGGCACTAGTTGGTGGTGTAGATTATACTAAGAGCAATTACAATCGTGCAACACAAAGTCAACGCCAATCGGGCTCAAGCTTTAAACCATTTATCTATCAAATAGCCCTAAATCGTGGCTATTCAGTTATCTCTGAAGTGCCAGATATCGCACGGATATTTGATATGGGAAATGGCAAAGAGTGGGCCCCTAAAAATTATAGTGGTGGTTTTCAAGGATACATAACTCTAAAATCTGCTCTCACACAATCACGCAACCTTGCAACTGTAAATTTATTAAGCGATCTTGGGCTTAGCTCGGTTCATAAAGAGCTTGTTGATATGGGTTTTACTGATATACCTTTAAATTTATCGATCGCACTTGGGAGTGCTGGTATATCCCCACTTGAATTTTCTAAATTTTACTCAATGTTTCCAAACGAAGGCGAGATCGTTGAGCCGACACTTATTAGATATGTAGTGGATAAATTTGGTCGCTCTATAGAATTTGAAAGCGAAAGAAGGCAGGTCATAAAGCCAGAGCAAGCATATCTTATGATTGATCTTCTTCAAAATGTTGTCAATAATGGTACTGGACGCAACGCGAAAATTTCAGGTATACAAATCGCTGGTAAAACTGGCACTACAAATAACAATATAGATGCGTGGTTTTGTGGTTTTTCTCCTGATGTAGAAGCGATAATCTGGTATGGAAATGACGATAACAGCCCTATGAAAAAAGTTGAGGGAGGTGGCAGGACAGCAGCTCCTGTGTTTAAGCGATTTTTGGAAAATTATATGAAACAATACCCAACTTCACGAAAAGCATTTGAACAACCAGATGGTGTATATAAAGGTAATTACAATGGCTCTATCGAACTTTATACTAATGACTCACCACTACCGCAAACAGTACCTAGAAATGAGATAATTCAACAACAAGAAAATGACGGTTTGATGTTTTAAATATCAAACCAAATAGTCTATCATTCATCTCGCAGATCTTTTATTTTTCTATGGTTTGCATTCTAAATGTATATCAAGACAAAAGAATTGATAATAGATATATTAAAAAATTTAAATCTTATGGCAGGTGAAACCACAAGAAAATAATTTAAAAAATTATAAAATTAAATAGCATCTGATTTGAATAAGATGTTTGTAAACTTACAGATAATGAATCCGTTTTATGATATTGAATTTTCAAAAGGAAAACTTCATAATTTTTAGAATTAACAAAAGATAAATATAACTACTCGTGATTTGTTTAAAAATACCACTTATAACATAAGCTAACATTTATTAAACTTTGCAATAATGATAAAACTTACTATGAGAAGCAGCAAGAGCAGGAGAGCATGGTAGAGGCTTTGCAGTTGTTGCTGATGAAGTTAGAAAACTAGCAGAGAGAACTCAAAAATCACTAGGTGAGATAGAGGCTAATACAAATGTCTTAGCTCAATCAATAAATGAGATGAGTGAATCAATAAGAGAACAAAGTGAAGCTATCAATATGATAAATCAAGGTGTAGCACAAGTTGATCACTTGACTAAACAAAATGTAGAGATAGCCAATCAAACAAACAAAATAACATCTGAAGTAGATGAGATGGCTAAGGCT
This window of the Campylobacter anatolicus genome carries:
- the maf gene encoding septum formation inhibitor Maf, with amino-acid sequence MIILASSSPTRAKILSENGIEFQQISFNFDESGISKTYPPNIYVQMVIKAKKEQFLKIYPNLKNVLIADSCVSCNDKILGKAKDECHARQMLKLQSNNFASVFSAFVFMGEKFEVINVSQTQYKFDNFSDDEIDKYIKSGEYIGKAGAMMVEGFNKNHIIKQIGNTNNARGLNIELLKAFL
- a CDS encoding Gfo/Idh/MocA family oxidoreductase yields the protein MKLKIGIVGFNDIGKRHYSELRRSSVFEICGVFDKDGCDEFCRAECFTDFKNFIETAQPQAIVLCISANELSEAFIQSAKYCQNILIANPIFKDIGMLKEMKYIAITNKTRVCSGMKERFNPVIKSLQKALLRESEIYSINISEMLLKPDANITDEISLSNIDLAKTIINSEIADFSCMQTNRTNARSSDNSIINFKSKSQILVNITNSLSSQFRRFSIRVAAKNGIYFGDLINYRLYQLNENGQINFKIDTDQNEIKAQYDAFFDLCISGDSAELSTLDDAIKIKELFA
- the hemH gene encoding ferrochelatase produces the protein MKRLLLLLNMGGPREMSEVEIFLKNMFNDPCILGIKNKFLRKFVAFMITKKRLKIAQGNYAHIGGKSPICDITQALCDKILSFSDRYAVDYAMNYTPPYTKDVLKKYINFDEIIVLPLYPHHSITTITSSLNSFNVAFKELGLKSNVKIIKPFYNEPRYNELIVKNILAKAKGLNLKDIDLVFSAHSLPQKIIDNGDIYEKHINDHVGRISKILEQNGAKFKSIKLAYQSRLGPMKWLKPSLNDVLKDCESKKALIYPLSFCIDNSETVFELSIEYRRITKWLGFKFYDVVYCPNDSDEFAKFILEYIME
- the alaS gene encoding alanine--tRNA ligase; this translates as MQNLDVRQAYLDFFKSKGHEVIASAPLVPNDATLLFTNAGMVPFKSIFTGEVPRPTPPIRTSCQTCIRAGGKHNDLDNVGYTARHHTFFEMLGNFSFGEYFKKDAIAYAWEFVTQVLKLPKDRLYVTTHESDDEAYTLWQEHISKERIYKFGDKDNFWQMGDTGPCGPCSEIFYDQGAEYFNTDEDYMGGDGDRFLEIWNLVFMQFERDANGKLTPLPKPSIDTGMGLERVTAIMQGKFSNYDSDLFMPLINEVAGLCGKPYEYESGASYRVISDHIRSVTFLLAQGMTFDKEGRGYVLRRILRRAVRHGYFLGIKEPFMYKLVDKLCEIMGGHYTYLNEKKDVVKEQIKLEEERFLSTIASGLELFNAELKNLKDGVFSGEAAFKLHDTYGFPLDLTQDMLRDRGIRVDEAKFDELMNEQKANAKAAWKGSGDKIAKGDFKQLLDEFGENNFIGYDTLNANSKILALLDENYQKVSNLKTNECGWVMLDHTPFYAQSGGQCGDSGELVNKAYVFDTQKFHGLNLSYIKTSTDLSIGDEVKAVVSNERSEIARHHSATHLLHSALRKILGTHVAQAGSSVEATKLRFDFSHPKALTSDELDKIEQFVNQAIANGAEAKTEIMDIDAAKNSGAIALFGEKYEDKVRVLSFGNVSKELCGGTHVKNINEIGAFFITKESGVSAGIRRIEAVCSSAALNLAQSFRSEISQIRNELKGAEPIVAIKKLKDEIRDLKEQLKHIGDSHAIVFTKINEIKLAVAIIENGDIKTMIDNAKNAEERVAILLMQVKDDKILIAAGVKNANIKAGEWVKLTANILGGNGGGRDDFATAGGKNLLLLNEASEKAFEFAKEKLI
- a CDS encoding 3-isopropylmalate dehydratase; its protein translation is MQKYDIAFAHLDQIMPFLNISSAGMFIGMQAGLIIVCRYFMRDKFDDEFKYITTLNLIKRFSIFLVIFLITIATTSILTDESDKLIKIANPMANAILTTKWTLETLLAINMTYIYFQYKKALNALRNREFIELDEILVVITYYLVPFNIIVSLTAVYLGISYKDF